The DNA sequence AGAATATAGACGCAACAAGATTAAACTACGCGTACGTAAAAAAATATCAGGTACTAACCAACGTCCAAGAATGTCGGTTTTTAGAAGTAACAAAGACATTTACGTTCAGCTTATCGACGATAGAACCGGTACAACATTATTATCAGCATCGGCGCGTCATGAAGATATAGATGCTCAAAAAATTACAAAAACCGAAAAAGCAAAGCTTGTAGGTAAATTAATAGCCGAAAAAGCAAAAGAGGCAGGAATAGATACTGTAGTTTTTGACCGTAACGGATATTTATATCACGGTCGTATTAAAGCCTTAGCCGATGCAGCTAGGGAAGGTGGAATTAAATTCTAAGAAACAACTATGATTTATAATAGACAATTTAAAAAAGTAAAAGCAAGTGATATAGAGCTAAAAGATAGGCTAGTATCAATAAAAAGAGTTACCAAGGTTACCAAAGGTGGTAGAACATTTAGCTTTTCGGCTATTGTTGTTGTTGGAAACGAAAATGGAGTAGTAGGCTGCGGTTTAGGTAAGGCAAAAGAAGTTCAAGCTGCCATTTTAAAAGGTGTTGAAGATGCAAAGAAAAACTTGTATG is a window from the Lentimicrobiaceae bacterium genome containing:
- the rplR gene encoding 50S ribosomal protein L18, with the protein product EYRRNKIKLRVRKKISGTNQRPRMSVFRSNKDIYVQLIDDRTGTTLLSASARHEDIDAQKITKTEKAKLVGKLIAEKAKEAGIDTVVFDRNGYLYHGRIKALADAAREGGIKF